One Alkalicoccus halolimnae DNA segment encodes these proteins:
- a CDS encoding M23 family metallopeptidase, with product MKIITYTLAGALLLTGCQADGSSESSNNPEENNSVNTQEENQLEENEELEEEKESVAVHNTEEFENQLIAIEDLVNIIDGNYEYDSLDKTLNMQAAGRTFYMVENVPVLEINGQYQPYDDILLTFVDDEPYVTPAFIEKGLEKEVSIEDNQAMFTWGENEDLQEINNDTELQEMSPEDMIDFLSFLERPIEGASVSTVESHLPGAPRDYRNGEHEGIDYYDYSSGVEITTETPIFGMGEGEVVRVDHDFEDYASHEERNEELALAEEVGFTPEYILDRLRGQQVWIQYDKGIMIRFAHLDSIPEEIELGQQVDEETVIGYVGNTGTSGALDGDDSGLHLHKDLLVNGELFWDPFTLEETAPILQELWP from the coding sequence ATGAAAATAATTACATATACGTTAGCTGGTGCATTACTATTAACAGGCTGTCAGGCGGACGGCAGTTCAGAATCTTCGAACAATCCTGAGGAAAACAATTCAGTTAATACGCAGGAGGAGAATCAGTTAGAAGAGAATGAGGAATTAGAAGAAGAAAAAGAATCTGTAGCTGTTCACAATACAGAGGAATTTGAAAATCAGCTTATTGCCATAGAGGATCTGGTAAACATTATTGACGGAAATTATGAATATGACAGTCTGGATAAAACGTTAAATATGCAAGCTGCAGGACGAACTTTTTATATGGTCGAAAATGTGCCTGTCCTGGAGATTAATGGTCAATATCAGCCCTATGACGATATTCTTTTGACTTTTGTGGATGATGAACCGTACGTAACGCCTGCATTTATTGAAAAAGGGCTGGAGAAGGAAGTATCGATTGAGGATAACCAGGCGATGTTCACCTGGGGGGAAAACGAAGATTTGCAGGAAATAAATAACGATACAGAACTGCAGGAAATGTCTCCTGAAGATATGATTGATTTTCTTTCATTTTTAGAGCGCCCGATTGAGGGTGCCTCCGTAAGTACAGTTGAAAGTCATCTTCCAGGTGCTCCTCGTGACTACAGAAATGGAGAACATGAAGGCATCGATTATTATGACTATTCTTCCGGAGTGGAAATTACTACGGAGACTCCTATATTCGGAATGGGAGAGGGAGAAGTAGTCAGGGTTGATCATGATTTTGAAGATTATGCTTCCCATGAAGAAAGAAATGAAGAATTAGCGCTTGCTGAGGAAGTCGGATTCACGCCGGAATATATTCTTGATCGTTTGCGTGGACAGCAGGTCTGGATCCAGTACGATAAAGGAATAATGATCCGCTTTGCACATCTGGATTCTATTCCTGAAGAAATTGAACTCGGACAGCAGGTGGATGAGGAAACAGTAATTGGATATGTTGGTAATACAGGAACCAGCGGAGCACTTGACGGAGACGACAGCGGCCTTCATCTCCATAAGGATCTACTGGTGAATGGAGAACTTTTTTGGGATCCTTTTACTTTAGAAGAAACAGCTCCCATACTGCAGGAACTTTGGCCGTAA
- a CDS encoding SAV0927 family protein, with the protein MAQYRELYNEHEKADVQFVGIDIAGDRYDFAILYTSMFFGKVLVVCMHTGRQVLLEYGHLDDISNLSGMLHVDDEVDMEILAEFLKKVMKPYAAQPPIKI; encoded by the coding sequence ATGGCACAGTACAGAGAACTTTACAATGAGCATGAAAAAGCGGATGTGCAGTTCGTAGGGATTGATATTGCCGGTGACCGGTACGATTTTGCTATTTTGTATACTAGTATGTTTTTTGGGAAAGTGCTGGTAGTGTGCATGCACACAGGCAGACAAGTACTATTGGAGTACGGGCACTTGGATGACATTTCTAATCTTTCAGGCATGCTTCATGTCGATGATGAAGTTGATATGGAAATTCTCGCTGAGTTTTTAAAGAAAGTAATGAAACCTTATGCTGCCCAGCCGCCGATAAAAATATAA